A region from the Deinococcus sp. KNUC1210 genome encodes:
- a CDS encoding dihydrofolate reductase family protein: MRKLIMQLQLTLDGFYAGPNGEFDWFKLDQESWSERVQHDFPRIGTVLLGRRNYQGFRHYWPKVAERPDVTETDLVFSRWLDEVPKVVFSNTLNEAPWQNSRVSRDLIGEVTSLKAGHGGDLLIMHSSSIGQACMSRGLVDEFWLTVHPVAIGRGLPLFVQPIRLQLLESRVYPTGQVFLHYRTPASEDTGLGPASSP; the protein is encoded by the coding sequence ATGCGCAAATTGATCATGCAACTACAACTGACCCTGGACGGCTTCTATGCCGGTCCGAACGGCGAATTCGACTGGTTCAAGCTTGATCAGGAAAGTTGGAGCGAACGCGTCCAGCATGACTTTCCGCGGATCGGGACGGTGTTGCTCGGCCGAAGAAACTATCAAGGATTCCGGCACTACTGGCCAAAAGTGGCTGAACGGCCCGACGTCACGGAGACGGATCTGGTGTTCTCGCGCTGGCTGGACGAGGTGCCCAAGGTGGTGTTTTCCAACACACTCAACGAGGCACCCTGGCAGAACTCCCGGGTGAGCCGGGACCTGATCGGAGAAGTCACGTCCCTCAAGGCAGGACATGGAGGTGACCTCCTGATCATGCACAGTTCGAGCATCGGCCAGGCCTGCATGTCCCGCGGTCTGGTCGACGAGTTCTGGCTGACGGTCCATCCGGTTGCGATCGGGCGCGGGTTGCCGCTATTCGTACAGCCGATCCGGCTTCAGCTGCTCGAAAGCCGGGTGTATCCGACCGGACAGGTGTTCCTTCACTACCGAACACCGGCATCCGAAGACACAGGCCTCGGTCCGGCCTCATCTCCATGA
- the cas6e gene encoding type I-E CRISPR-associated protein Cas6/Cse3/CasE, which translates to MYLSRLRLNSRHRRAARDLTNPYGVHQTLRWAFPGAGVPGVPLPEGERLLWRDDGVQGLLVQSVMRPQWSVLLEHWPGYLNEPAEILRLNMDDVREGDALRFRLRANVVINRYSDAQPKGPETRSKRQAVREPAAQLAWLRRQGQQGGFELLAAELVQSGTVHLDKGTAPHPMTLYGVTFEGHLRVQDVTALHDTVRQGLGKGKAVGFGLLSLARG; encoded by the coding sequence ATGTACCTGTCTCGCCTTCGCCTGAACAGCCGCCATCGGCGCGCAGCCCGCGACCTGACCAACCCCTATGGCGTTCACCAGACGCTGCGCTGGGCCTTCCCCGGGGCGGGCGTCCCCGGTGTGCCTCTGCCCGAGGGCGAGCGGCTGCTGTGGCGGGATGACGGCGTTCAGGGGCTGCTGGTACAGAGCGTGATGAGGCCGCAATGGTCGGTGCTGTTGGAGCACTGGCCCGGCTACCTGAATGAACCGGCAGAGATTCTCCGCCTGAATATGGACGACGTTCGGGAAGGGGACGCGCTGAGGTTCCGATTGCGGGCCAACGTGGTGATCAACCGGTACAGCGACGCGCAACCGAAAGGTCCCGAGACCCGGAGTAAACGGCAGGCTGTGCGGGAACCGGCCGCGCAGCTCGCATGGCTGAGAAGACAGGGCCAGCAGGGCGGCTTCGAGCTGCTGGCCGCCGAGTTGGTGCAGAGCGGGACAGTCCACCTGGACAAGGGAACCGCGCCGCATCCGATGACGCTGTACGGGGTCACGTTCGAGGGGCACCTGCGGGTTCAGGACGTCACGGCGCTTCACGACACTGTCCGTCAGGGGTTGGGCAAGGGGAAGGCGGTGGGCTTCGGCCTGCTCAGCCTGGCCCGGGGATGA
- a CDS encoding DinB family protein, with the protein MIEAFPEHQLFIDNSSGMRPFGQMVWEVIHVTGYALHGLMTDEWPDPVSGSDPPRNRQALLAAWDDLSERLELGLPIVPAGRYSEQKNLFWGPMTGFQLAIYQIDNEIHHRRQGYVYLRQLGIEPPPSGCAEGTDRRPSAGPLCGSAPGRRQHPPLTGKVGSQVRGMRAQYRSDRPAGPGGRGEFPSCFWTARWPIGLTASCSIQVRRGPLCRTSSTRPRTSLQPALRVKSLLAVRGVTEGGAGYRRPDRVARHRTMSTSRR; encoded by the coding sequence GTGATCGAAGCCTTTCCGGAGCATCAGCTGTTCATCGACAACAGCAGCGGAATGCGCCCATTCGGTCAGATGGTTTGGGAAGTGATCCACGTCACCGGATACGCCCTGCATGGGCTGATGACCGACGAGTGGCCCGACCCGGTCTCGGGCAGCGATCCGCCCCGAAACAGGCAGGCGCTGCTGGCCGCCTGGGATGACCTGAGCGAGCGCCTGGAACTCGGGCTCCCCATCGTCCCCGCCGGGCGGTACAGCGAGCAGAAAAACCTGTTCTGGGGTCCCATGACTGGATTTCAGCTGGCGATCTATCAGATCGACAATGAGATCCATCACCGGAGACAGGGGTACGTCTACCTGCGGCAGCTCGGCATCGAGCCACCCCCTTCTGGGTGCGCTGAGGGGACTGATCGCAGACCAAGTGCAGGGCCCCTCTGCGGATCTGCGCCCGGTCGCCGTCAACATCCGCCGCTCACCGGGAAGGTTGGCAGTCAAGTCAGGGGAATGCGTGCACAGTATCGATCTGACCGTCCAGCCGGACCCGGAGGACGGGGAGAGTTCCCGAGTTGTTTTTGGACGGCACGGTGGCCGATCGGCCTTACCGCTTCCTGCTCGATACAGGTGCGGCGCGGACCACTGTGCCGCACGAGCAGCACACGGCCACGAACCTCCCTGCAGCCAGCACTGCGGGTCAAGAGTCTTCTCGCCGTTCGAGGGGTAACGGAGGGTGGTGCCGGATATCGTCGGCCTGACCGGGTCGCTCGGCACCGCACCATGAGTACCAGTCGCCGTTGA
- the cas7e gene encoding type I-E CRISPR-associated protein Cas7/Cse4/CasC — translation MKALLELHLLQNYAPSSLNRDDTGSPKDAYFGGVRRGRISSQSLKRAMRMDFKQRALLSADELGERTRRAHEAIRDLLKQAGHGHEESERAAARALAGLGLLVHDGRTQYLLFLGKDELRRVADLVLAHWSVFTGVDLAAPDNGRNKAKASKKAVLPGDLGRALLEALDGSKAVDVALFGRMLADLPQKNVDAAAQVAHALGTHAMSRREFDFFSAVDDLRPHDSAAADMLGTTEFGSATFYRYICLDLKKLRGNLSGDDDLLLRGLNALLYATVFAVPSGKQNTFAAYNLPSLISSVVREDASPRNLANAFEVPVGVRDGGYISGSIHRLTQEWARQERIFGQGGRGRYVNAHDERDLEVLGENAGTVERLITQVLADAADVLGRLES, via the coding sequence ATGAAGGCGCTCCTTGAACTGCACCTGCTGCAGAACTATGCGCCCAGCAGCCTCAACCGGGACGACACCGGCAGTCCCAAGGACGCGTATTTCGGTGGGGTGCGGCGGGGCCGCATCAGCAGCCAGAGTCTCAAGCGGGCGATGCGGATGGACTTCAAGCAGCGCGCGCTGCTCAGCGCAGATGAACTTGGAGAGCGAACGCGGCGGGCCCACGAAGCGATCCGGGATCTCCTCAAACAGGCCGGACACGGGCATGAGGAGTCGGAACGTGCCGCGGCACGCGCTCTGGCAGGCCTGGGGCTCCTGGTTCACGACGGGCGGACGCAGTACCTGCTCTTCCTCGGCAAGGATGAGCTGCGTCGGGTGGCCGATCTGGTGCTGGCGCACTGGTCGGTGTTCACTGGCGTTGACCTGGCCGCACCGGACAACGGCCGGAACAAGGCCAAGGCCAGCAAGAAGGCCGTCCTGCCCGGGGACCTGGGCCGGGCACTGCTGGAGGCGCTGGACGGCTCGAAGGCGGTGGATGTGGCCCTGTTCGGCCGGATGCTGGCCGATCTGCCGCAGAAGAACGTCGACGCGGCGGCGCAGGTGGCCCACGCGCTGGGCACACACGCCATGAGCCGCCGTGAATTCGACTTTTTCAGCGCCGTGGATGACCTCCGGCCGCACGATTCGGCCGCGGCCGACATGCTCGGGACCACCGAATTCGGCAGCGCCACCTTCTACCGCTACATCTGCCTGGACCTGAAGAAACTGCGGGGCAACCTCAGCGGGGACGACGATCTGCTGCTGCGGGGGCTGAACGCCCTGCTGTACGCCACGGTCTTCGCCGTTCCGTCGGGCAAGCAGAACACCTTCGCCGCGTACAACCTGCCGAGCCTGATCAGCAGCGTGGTCCGGGAAGATGCCAGCCCACGCAACCTGGCCAACGCCTTCGAGGTGCCGGTCGGGGTGCGGGACGGGGGGTACATCTCGGGCAGCATTCACCGGCTGACCCAGGAATGGGCCCGGCAGGAACGGATCTTCGGGCAGGGCGGACGCGGTCGGTACGTCAACGCGCATGATGAACGTGACCTGGAGGTGCTCGGCGAGAACGCCGGCACCGTCGAGCGCCTGATCACCCAGGTGCTCGCGGATGCGGCGGACGTGTTGGGCCGCCTGGAGTCCTGA
- the cas5e gene encoding type I-E CRISPR-associated protein Cas5/CasD has product MATLLIRLVGPMQSWGTRSHFDDRDTEAEPSKSGVLGLCAASLGRDRAEPVDDLAGLQFGVRVDREGVLQRDFQTAQVFPGDRRSDTAVSQRAYLADAAFWAALDGDSRLLRTLQSALRNPHWPVSLGRRSYLPSQPVWLNGGVASGQLLQVLRAAPSLRRPADRLGGATPPYRFVVDRTAVEGDTSRFSPALRRDQPLGPFADRRYALRDVLMFTEDDPWGVR; this is encoded by the coding sequence GTGGCGACGCTGCTGATCCGGCTGGTGGGGCCGATGCAGTCGTGGGGTACCCGGTCGCATTTCGATGACCGGGACACTGAAGCCGAGCCGAGCAAGAGCGGCGTTCTGGGCCTGTGCGCCGCGTCACTCGGCCGGGACCGTGCCGAACCGGTGGACGACCTGGCCGGCCTCCAGTTCGGTGTTCGGGTCGACCGTGAAGGCGTCCTTCAACGGGACTTCCAGACCGCACAGGTCTTTCCAGGGGACCGCCGCAGCGACACTGCCGTGAGCCAGCGTGCCTATCTGGCCGACGCCGCCTTCTGGGCGGCCCTGGACGGCGACAGCCGCTTGCTGCGGACGCTTCAGTCGGCCCTCAGGAACCCCCACTGGCCCGTGTCGCTGGGGCGCCGGAGTTACCTGCCCTCGCAGCCGGTGTGGCTGAACGGCGGGGTGGCGAGTGGTCAGCTGCTGCAGGTGCTGCGGGCCGCACCGAGCCTGCGGCGCCCGGCGGACCGTCTCGGTGGGGCCACCCCGCCCTACCGCTTCGTGGTGGACCGCACAGCGGTGGAAGGCGATACCTCGCGCTTCTCTCCGGCGCTGCGCCGGGATCAACCGTTGGGTCCGTTTGCGGACCGCCGGTACGCGCTTCGAGACGTCCTGATGTTCACCGAGGACGATCCCTGGGGGGTCCGCTGA
- a CDS encoding NUDIX domain-containing protein, which produces MRAPATTDTPRVGVGVLILNDAGEVLLTLRKGAPEAGCWSLTGGKVEFMETLEATAVRETWEETGLHVELIRLLCVTDHLVPAEGQHWVAPAYLARITGGQLSNPEPHKTETVRFFSLSALPDALTITAKNALDALRRDGRA; this is translated from the coding sequence ATGCGTGCACCAGCCACGACTGACACTCCCCGCGTTGGCGTCGGCGTGCTCATCCTGAACGATGCTGGCGAGGTCCTACTGACATTACGGAAGGGGGCTCCGGAGGCCGGGTGCTGGAGCTTGACCGGCGGAAAAGTCGAATTCATGGAAACCCTGGAAGCGACCGCCGTTCGAGAGACCTGGGAAGAGACGGGCCTCCATGTCGAGTTGATCCGCCTGCTGTGTGTCACCGACCATCTCGTCCCGGCCGAAGGTCAGCATTGGGTGGCTCCCGCCTATCTGGCGCGGATCACCGGCGGTCAGCTTTCCAACCCTGAGCCCCACAAGACGGAGACGGTGCGGTTCTTTTCGCTGAGCGCGTTGCCGGACGCCTTGACGATCACAGCTAAAAATGCCCTCGATGCCCTCCGCCGGGACGGCAGAGCGTGA
- a CDS encoding transposase family protein: MNAPKKQRDRYSGRKKRHTLKLQLLIHPVTCQILCVATGRGATHDLRLLRESKTHIHPDTELIADTGYQGIHNQHALTRIPKKASKHHPLTDTHRDDNRRLARLRLPVEHVIRPLQVFRILKETYRHRRRRFHLRINLIAALCNRISSVLDSFFSAERCM, translated from the coding sequence GTGAACGCCCCAAAAAAGCAACGGGACCGGTACAGCGGGAGAAAGAAGCGCCACACGCTGAAATTGCAACTTCTGATCCATCCGGTCACGTGCCAGATCCTCTGCGTGGCCACGGGTCGTGGGGCGACGCATGATCTTCGACTCCTGCGGGAGTCGAAGACCCACATCCATCCAGACACCGAACTCATCGCCGACACCGGCTATCAGGGCATTCACAACCAACATGCCTTGACTCGGATCCCGAAGAAGGCCAGCAAACATCACCCGCTCACCGATACCCACCGGGATGACAACCGCCGACTAGCCCGACTCAGACTGCCTGTGGAGCATGTCATCCGGCCACTCCAGGTCTTCCGCATCCTCAAAGAGACATATCGGCACCGACGGCGCCGATTTCACCTGCGGATCAATCTGATTGCTGCACTCTGTAATCGCATCTCCTCAGTACTCGACAGTTTCTTTTCTGCGGAAAGATGTATGTAG
- a CDS encoding VOC family protein translates to MNWRLEVVPVPVSDVNAALMFYQEGLGFNLDFDLDDQAGSATRVIQLTPPGSGCSIQIGPGRATMPPGSLKGLQLVVPDLLTARAELTARGVVVSPIVVFDDRGQQRLYQEGEDLNNVGVMYLEDPDGNSWTLQQITDRP, encoded by the coding sequence ATGAATTGGAGGCTCGAGGTCGTCCCTGTTCCCGTTTCAGATGTGAACGCCGCGCTGATGTTCTACCAGGAAGGGTTGGGATTCAACCTAGATTTTGATCTCGACGACCAGGCAGGGAGCGCTACCCGGGTCATTCAGCTGACGCCGCCCGGTTCCGGCTGTTCGATCCAGATCGGTCCGGGAAGGGCAACCATGCCTCCCGGCTCGCTGAAAGGGCTGCAACTGGTCGTGCCGGACCTGCTGACTGCCCGGGCCGAGCTGACGGCGCGTGGCGTCGTGGTCTCCCCAATCGTGGTCTTCGATGATCGCGGCCAGCAACGACTGTACCAGGAGGGAGAGGACCTGAACAATGTCGGAGTCATGTACCTTGAGGACCCCGACGGCAACAGCTGGACCTTGCAGCAAATCACCGATCGCCCGTGA
- a CDS encoding GNAT family N-acetyltransferase, whose translation MLRPFLPQDQALVFEAALDPLIPLITTVPSPCDEVQALAFIERQHDRFISGTGYSLAIAEATTSVAVGQIGLWLRDLSDGRATIGYWVVPSARRKGAAFHALWTLSEWGLAQPGIDRLQLYIEPWNEGSWRTAQRVGYRREGLLRSWQRVGQERRDMYMYSLLTGDLQPWR comes from the coding sequence GTGCTGCGCCCCTTCTTGCCGCAGGATCAAGCCCTGGTATTCGAGGCTGCCCTCGACCCTCTCATCCCACTCATCACAACTGTTCCGTCCCCCTGTGATGAGGTACAAGCCCTTGCATTTATCGAGCGTCAGCATGACCGATTCATTTCGGGTACAGGGTACTCACTCGCAATCGCCGAAGCTACAACATCAGTTGCCGTCGGGCAAATCGGATTGTGGCTTCGCGATCTCAGCGATGGGCGCGCCACCATCGGTTACTGGGTCGTCCCGAGCGCACGCCGGAAAGGAGCAGCGTTCCATGCTCTTTGGACGCTCTCAGAGTGGGGATTGGCTCAGCCGGGCATTGATCGCTTGCAGCTTTACATTGAGCCCTGGAACGAAGGGTCATGGCGGACGGCTCAACGCGTGGGATACCGACGTGAAGGCTTATTGCGAAGCTGGCAGCGTGTTGGGCAGGAACGTCGCGACATGTACATGTACTCACTTCTGACCGGCGATTTGCAGCCTTGGCGTTAA
- the casB gene encoding type I-E CRISPR-associated protein Cse2/CasB, whose translation MTHPPVVTSPEHQFINRLARLARGQLADLRRSLSDDRPGDSTPFLEGLILRSGLQNRNRQGVYLTASLYALIERPRGGQADPPDDRQPVPHGPSLGFLLGTLYRDQQERPSVERRFLALLDADADALPYQLRQVVSLLKASGLKPDWVRLLRDVCGWDTRWGAQIRRQWANDFYRAGQAGSPPSAGLLDAGEAG comes from the coding sequence ATGACCCACCCGCCGGTGGTGACCAGTCCGGAGCACCAGTTCATCAACCGGCTGGCCCGGCTGGCGCGCGGTCAGCTGGCGGACCTGCGTCGGTCGTTATCGGACGACCGCCCGGGAGACAGCACACCGTTTCTGGAAGGCTTGATTCTGCGTTCAGGCCTGCAGAACCGAAACCGTCAGGGCGTGTACCTGACCGCCAGTCTCTATGCCCTGATCGAACGTCCCAGGGGCGGACAGGCCGACCCTCCGGATGACCGCCAACCGGTTCCACACGGGCCATCGCTGGGCTTTCTGCTGGGGACCCTGTACCGGGACCAGCAGGAGCGGCCCAGTGTCGAGCGGCGCTTTCTGGCGCTGCTCGACGCCGACGCCGATGCCCTGCCGTATCAGCTTCGGCAGGTCGTGTCGCTGCTGAAGGCCAGTGGGCTGAAACCGGACTGGGTCCGGCTGCTCAGGGACGTCTGCGGCTGGGATACCCGCTGGGGAGCCCAGATCCGCCGCCAGTGGGCCAACGACTTCTACCGGGCCGGGCAGGCCGGCAGCCCGCCCTCTGCCGGCCTACTGGACGCCGGGGAGGCCGGATGA
- a CDS encoding NIPSNAP family protein, with translation MMDHPILELRQYTLHPGQRDVLISLFEDHFLEGQRAVGIRVDGQFRRDGHDDQFVWLRSFQTMEQRKDALAAFYTSKDWLLYRNRANATMIDSDNVLLLRPLQPDLALLPEPRSRTSSGLVLIAVFPVDSSDSESTLTAAMTVRAAIGRAGAEHLGVYVTDDRPNTFPALPVRTDGPFCVFLERFEHAGDLTRGVEALTSTVEKVSEQPAWRAGGEYLMLRPTPQSGVQ, from the coding sequence ATGATGGACCATCCCATCCTCGAACTGCGTCAATACACCCTCCATCCTGGTCAGCGAGACGTCCTGATCTCGCTGTTTGAGGACCATTTTCTGGAAGGCCAGCGGGCGGTTGGCATCCGGGTTGATGGCCAGTTTCGCCGTGATGGGCACGACGATCAATTTGTCTGGCTGCGGAGCTTTCAGACGATGGAGCAGCGGAAGGACGCGCTCGCCGCCTTCTACACCAGCAAGGACTGGCTCCTGTATCGGAACCGCGCCAACGCCACCATGATCGATTCCGACAACGTCTTGTTGCTGCGTCCTCTACAACCTGACCTAGCGCTCCTCCCCGAACCCCGTTCGCGGACCTCCAGCGGCCTGGTTCTGATCGCCGTGTTCCCTGTGGACTCCTCAGATTCCGAATCGACCCTGACCGCGGCCATGACCGTTCGAGCGGCGATCGGCAGGGCTGGGGCCGAGCATCTGGGCGTCTACGTCACAGATGACCGACCGAACACGTTCCCTGCGCTGCCGGTACGCACGGATGGTCCGTTCTGTGTGTTCCTTGAACGCTTTGAGCACGCAGGCGACCTGACCAGAGGCGTGGAGGCTTTGACGTCCACCGTCGAGAAGGTTTCCGAACAGCCGGCGTGGAGGGCTGGAGGTGAGTACCTGATGCTCCGACCAACCCCGCAGTCAGGCGTGCAATAA
- a CDS encoding AraC family transcriptional regulator, whose protein sequence is MTIVFQERPSDSPLIASVSTGQTVREGEARRPAVNGWHMVFVRHQGVLQPFIVGPKTVAGTERWNADADILWIQFRLGTFLPGLSFKSLLDKEVRLAPTVDRRFWLQGAEWPVPAADEVESFVRDLERSGVLSQDSLVRAVLTQGRQDVPPRTVRHHFARATGLSHTHIRQVERARQAARLLTCGVSIADVIHRAGYCDQPHLTRSLQHYVGQTPGHLLGARRTI, encoded by the coding sequence ATGACGATTGTGTTTCAAGAACGCCCATCCGACTCACCGCTGATCGCCTCGGTGAGTACTGGTCAAACCGTTCGCGAGGGTGAAGCACGCCGACCGGCGGTCAATGGGTGGCACATGGTCTTCGTCCGGCATCAAGGTGTCCTGCAGCCGTTCATCGTCGGACCGAAAACCGTGGCCGGCACGGAACGGTGGAACGCGGACGCCGACATCCTGTGGATCCAATTTCGGCTGGGCACCTTCCTGCCTGGGTTGTCGTTCAAATCTCTGCTGGACAAGGAAGTTCGTTTGGCGCCGACAGTTGACCGCCGATTCTGGCTTCAGGGTGCCGAGTGGCCCGTTCCGGCCGCGGACGAAGTGGAATCGTTCGTGCGTGACCTCGAGCGGTCCGGGGTGCTGAGCCAGGACTCCCTGGTGCGTGCCGTGCTGACTCAGGGTCGACAGGACGTGCCGCCCCGCACCGTGCGCCACCACTTTGCCCGGGCGACCGGCTTGTCGCATACGCACATTCGGCAGGTCGAGCGGGCCCGGCAGGCTGCCCGCCTGCTCACATGCGGGGTGTCGATTGCTGACGTGATCCACCGTGCCGGCTACTGCGATCAGCCGCACCTCACCCGGTCGCTGCAGCACTACGTCGGACAAACGCCAGGCCATTTGTTGGGCGCTCGGAGGACGATCTGA
- the casA gene encoding type I-E CRISPR-associated protein Cse1/CasA produces the protein MERSFSLLIDGFIPVRLRDGSVQDVGLGQALLRARDYERIDHPSPLVTAALYRLCLAVLHRALEGPAGVEEVAGWYRGGFPAGALERYFERFGPRFELFHSRWPFMQVADLHLDLEEGRYVSHWSRLGTELGSANTTALFNPAARPKGDRHDAVTPAEAARRLLEHQTFALGGLIRRFTTSARSAPVATLALTMAQGRSLHETLCLNLVPYCPDGDLPAWEQPPLTVEGVRALYDPVCERRVSGLTDHYSWLSRSVRLQPEMDRDGRTVVRFIGFAAGVPYHSTLEESGETVDPMVATSRSYDPRRPNPYPRRIRRHQLFWRDVLALLPGEEGKKPGQGNPPQVIGHARAVLLGVAALAADRSPREENMAIQRAIPVSVFGQVSDQGKTFAVRQEGYTLPDAYLTNDHAFTGHVDWALRTAQAAGEGLTRAVHRLATELLARRTERAVQSADLARLISPLPAEPTYWSQLEAPFRTYLSRLDDPQQAGAQWQQAVEQSAWRAWDLARGASETADRRSAPGASPAGSWRPP, from the coding sequence ATGGAACGCTCGTTTTCGCTGCTGATTGATGGCTTTATTCCGGTCCGGCTTCGGGACGGATCGGTGCAGGATGTCGGTCTAGGTCAAGCGCTCCTCCGGGCACGGGACTACGAGCGCATCGACCACCCCTCGCCGCTGGTCACCGCTGCGCTCTACCGGTTGTGCTTGGCGGTGCTGCACCGGGCACTCGAGGGGCCGGCCGGCGTGGAGGAAGTTGCCGGTTGGTACCGGGGAGGGTTCCCGGCCGGCGCGCTGGAACGCTACTTCGAACGCTTCGGACCACGGTTTGAACTCTTTCATTCGCGGTGGCCGTTCATGCAGGTAGCGGACCTTCATCTGGACCTGGAGGAGGGCCGGTACGTCAGCCATTGGTCCCGCCTGGGCACGGAACTGGGCAGTGCCAACACCACAGCCCTGTTCAACCCCGCCGCCCGGCCGAAGGGCGATCGTCACGACGCGGTCACTCCCGCGGAGGCCGCCCGCCGGCTGCTGGAACATCAGACGTTCGCCCTGGGAGGACTGATCCGGCGGTTCACCACCTCGGCCCGCAGCGCTCCGGTGGCGACGCTGGCCCTGACGATGGCGCAGGGCCGCTCCCTGCACGAGACCCTGTGCCTTAATCTGGTGCCCTACTGCCCCGACGGAGACCTGCCCGCCTGGGAGCAGCCGCCGCTGACGGTAGAGGGAGTCCGCGCCTTGTACGATCCGGTGTGCGAGCGGCGGGTGAGCGGATTGACCGACCATTACAGCTGGCTCAGCCGTTCGGTGCGGCTGCAGCCGGAGATGGACCGCGACGGGAGGACCGTGGTGCGCTTCATCGGATTCGCCGCCGGCGTGCCCTACCACAGCACCCTGGAAGAATCGGGCGAGACGGTTGATCCGATGGTCGCGACGAGCCGCAGCTACGATCCCAGGCGGCCAAACCCGTATCCCCGCAGGATCCGGCGGCACCAGCTGTTCTGGCGCGACGTACTGGCATTGCTTCCTGGGGAAGAAGGCAAGAAGCCTGGGCAGGGCAACCCCCCGCAGGTCATCGGCCATGCCCGGGCGGTGCTGCTCGGGGTCGCCGCCCTCGCGGCCGATCGTTCCCCCAGGGAGGAAAACATGGCTATCCAACGGGCGATTCCCGTCAGTGTGTTCGGTCAGGTCTCCGACCAGGGCAAGACCTTCGCCGTCCGGCAAGAAGGCTACACCCTGCCGGACGCGTACTTGACGAATGATCACGCCTTCACGGGGCACGTGGACTGGGCGCTCCGGACGGCGCAGGCTGCCGGGGAGGGTCTGACCCGGGCGGTTCATCGCCTGGCGACCGAGCTGCTCGCTCGCCGCACCGAGCGCGCGGTACAGTCGGCGGACTTGGCCCGGCTGATCAGCCCACTGCCCGCCGAGCCGACCTACTGGTCGCAGCTGGAAGCGCCGTTCCGGACGTACCTGTCTCGACTGGACGATCCGCAGCAGGCAGGGGCGCAGTGGCAACAGGCCGTCGAACAGTCGGCCTGGCGGGCCTGGGACCTCGCCCGGGGGGCATCGGAAACAGCGGACCGGCGATCCGCGCCGGGAGCCTCGCCAGCGGGATCCTGGCGGCCACCCTGA
- a CDS encoding alpha/beta fold hydrolase: MQQKFRGDQGRLHVIQDGEGQPTVLFVHGGAGDVTHWAHQLDALRSDHRVVAVDLRGHGGSDTPRNGDFSVEGLSQDIGQVIAHLGIRPCVLVGHSIGALAALHYAAHHPQDIHGLFLIDPGNDARHLTDEQKQALIRALQEQYQQTSEAYWRTLIGENHQIGIRLMADLRAASPVTVQREMQALFLYDPLPDLDRFHKPLFCLVAQSTESPSSLHVLRPNLPHQQVPDSGHWLQLEHPTLVTRALREFLRQSRPQQRPEP; the protein is encoded by the coding sequence ATGCAGCAGAAGTTCCGGGGAGATCAGGGCAGGCTCCACGTGATCCAGGACGGTGAAGGTCAGCCCACGGTCCTGTTCGTGCATGGGGGCGCAGGAGACGTCACCCATTGGGCGCATCAGCTGGACGCGTTGAGGTCGGACCACCGGGTCGTCGCCGTCGACCTGCGTGGGCACGGCGGGTCGGACACACCGCGGAACGGCGACTTTTCGGTGGAAGGACTCAGTCAGGACATCGGGCAGGTGATCGCCCATCTCGGGATCCGGCCGTGTGTGCTGGTCGGGCACAGCATCGGCGCCCTGGCGGCCCTGCATTACGCGGCCCATCATCCCCAGGACATCCATGGGCTGTTCCTGATCGACCCAGGCAACGACGCGCGGCACCTCACCGACGAGCAGAAGCAGGCGCTGATTCGGGCGCTGCAGGAGCAGTACCAGCAGACCTCCGAGGCCTACTGGAGAACGTTGATCGGAGAGAATCATCAGATCGGTATCCGGCTGATGGCGGACCTGCGCGCGGCCTCGCCCGTGACCGTCCAGCGGGAAATGCAGGCGCTGTTCCTGTATGATCCCCTGCCGGACCTGGACCGATTCCACAAACCACTCTTCTGCCTGGTGGCTCAATCGACCGAATCACCTTCCAGTCTGCATGTGCTGCGCCCGAACCTGCCGCATCAGCAGGTACCGGACAGCGGGCACTGGCTTCAGCTTGAACACCCCACGCTGGTGACCCGGGCCCTCCGGGAATTTCTGCGCCAAAGCAGGCCGCAGCAAAGGCCAGAGCCTTGA